From Rhododendron vialii isolate Sample 1 chromosome 7a, ASM3025357v1:
gGTTGCATCTTGAGGATTCAACATAACCGGAAACCATTCGGAAGTACAGAAGACGTCTCTCTATCTATAACAAGATATCCATTGACAATTATGATAGGAATCTTGAAGAAAAATAACTCAGCGATATCACTAGCGTAAAAGCTCAAACTGAACTAAGAAAAAAGTAATCGTGCCAAGAGTTTTTCCAAAAGCTCTCAGTAGTCCATCACACATGATTAACGCAAGACGTTGAGATCTTCGATTGCAACGAGAGGTTCGTCCTAGCAGGAAGCTTTTCGACTGGATTCCTCCTAGACTCTGCAAGTTTGTCGGAAACCTCTGCCTCGGTGTAGCCGAGATCGACGAGCTTATCTTCAAGCACGAGAAGCTTGAGCTCGATCTGCCTCTTGCGGTCGTGCTTCAGGATTTCCTCGTTCGGCTTCTTGAAAACGACGTCGCCCTTGTTGTTCTTGACCACCACCTTGCCGCCTCCGCCACCGCTCTTCGGCCTCACGAAGAACTTGTTCCCCTGTATGTCTCCATTCGTACCCGAACCCCTTGGGGTCTTCAACCCAATTCTGTTGTGCAGTGCTACGAATGTAGATGCAAACCAACACAGAgaaaaccctagagagagagagagacggaacCAAAATTTTTGCATGGGGCAAATATAtacaatcaaaaaaaaaaattgatgataaaaaaaattttcaatataCAAATaggttttttaaaattgtaggaAGGCGACGACAACCCCTACTAGCCCCTCTAGCTCCATCGAGGGTACTTGTTCGATATATGATTTGGGCGGTAATGCTAATTACATAGGAAAACCCAAGGTTGGTATAGAAATCGGATACTTACATGAGATCGAAAAATTTGTTCACGGAGCCGCTCAATCTCGCGCATCTATTTCGgttttgaacggtccagattttaatgaaactttcgTTAAtattcggaccgttcaaaatcGAAACGGACGGCCGAAATCGCGCTCcgtaaaaacttattcacgggtTCTTTTTTTTAACGATGGACTCGGCTTTCCTCCAACCCTAGTAGCAGGAGTTCCTTCAAACCATGACAAATGTCGGCACTTGATTGGCTCAAGCTCCTGCCCTTCTTAAAATCCCACGGAAAGCTACGCAACGGAATTTAACCCCTATTCTATAGTTGACTCCTATTTGATCTAATGAGAAGTTCTACTATCCTATTTTTTACGAAAGCTCCTCCTTAGGAAATTATAGTTTACAATCCCATTTTTCTAGCTTCCATATCTTCTCAACAAAACTAAAGAATAAAAATGGAGAAAcctctattttaaaaaattgggaaTAACCTAACGGAATTTATCCAATCGTAATGTTACTCTCACAAGAATCAATCAATTAGGATAATCTTGTTCTTTGATGAATAATaggccacttttttttttttttgatcggcaataaTAGGCCACTTATTGCCGCTGCAAAATGAGTTACCGATATCAATTTTCCTTCTACACCGATGAGAATATTCTTCAATTGCGGCATGAAAATCGCCAGAATTCAGAAGGCAATGGCATTTTTTCTCCGgaatcttttgaatttgattggaCATCCAAAGTAgctattccaattttttttttctttttgcatatgtGTGGGGGTGGGAGGCTTCTCTTAGCTTTCACATAAcgatttgtgtttttttattgagCTTTTGGATTTTAAACTATAATTTCCTAATATGGAGGAgcttttctaaaaaatattccctccgtcccaaattagatgacaatttttgatatatttgtcaatttcaattccttatatctttcaatatgaatctcaaaaaaatattcaatatgaattttgtaatTGACAGTTACCGATTAagtctattatacaaagttttcaaactcatgaaaaatattataaattgaaagatgtaagcaataaaaaattacacaaatttaaaaaattatcctcCTCTCTGGGACGGAGGGGGTAGGAGATGGTAGAACTTCACATTAGATAAAGTAGGAGTTAACTATGTAAAAGAGGTCAAATTTCGTTAGCTCCGTGGGATTTTAAGGAGGGAAGGGGCCTGGGCCAATCATGTGCTGGCATGTGTCATGGGTTGAAGGAATTAGAATTTTTGAGTGCCGGGTGGATACCACGTGATGTCCACTCGGCACATCTAGGCCATTTATTGCGgttttggatggctcgaatttgaagagagaaaatgttggtgtcagaggagagagagggttcttatctgggccgtccaaaagtgcaaCGGATGGCTCAGATGTGTTGAGCCAACACCATGTGagatatacccacccggcaccaaAAAAACTTCTTGGGGTTGGAGGAAAGCCAAGTCCAGGAAGGATTATGAGACTAATACCCACCTTCTCTAACAGGCTCTACTATATATAACCCTTCGAACTCTCAGGGTTTTCTCTACAGCCAAATTACCCCCCTAGCTAAATCCAATGTCAATTCCGCAAGAGTTGTACCCAAGCCAAGACGACCCCTCGCATATGGAGGATTTTATCGAGTTTTTGGTGAATTCGGGCCGGTGGCAAGAGGCCGCGGAGAGGCTAGCCAGGGTTTTGAACGACGACACGTTTTATTCGACTAAAGGGAAGACTAAGCATAGGCTATGGCTTGAGTTGTGTGACTTGCTTACGCAGCACGACATGGTTTCTGGGCTGAACGCGGATGCAATTATTCGGGGAGCGATTAGGAAGTTTGCGGATGATCAGGTCGGGAGGCTCTGGACCGCGCTTGCGTATTATTACATCAGGAGGGGGTTGTTTGAGAAAGCTAGGGATGTGTTTGAGGAGGGGATGACTACGATTGCGACAGATAGGGATTTTAGTGTGATCTTCAATGCCTACTCCCGGTTTGAAGAGAGTATGCTTCTTTTTAAGATGGAAGGAGTAATAGTTGAGGATGAGCAAactgaggatgatgatgatgaagatgacCGTTTCGATGTGGCAAAGATTAAGAGGAAGCTGAAGAGATTTTGGTTGTCTGATGATAAAGACGTTGAATTGACAAAGGCCCGGTTTGAGCATCTATTGGATAGGAGGCCAGAACTGGCTAACAGCCTGCTTCTTCGCCAAGACCCGCATAACGTAGAGCAATGGCATCGGCGAGTGAAGTTTTTCGAGGGTAACCGTGCAAAGCAGATTCTGACTTACACAGAGGCAGTTAGGACAGTTGATCCCATGAAAGCCGTCGGGAAACCTCATACGCTGTGGGTTGCTTTTGCCAAGTTGTATTACGAGGATCACAAAGATGTTGTCAATGCAAGAGCAGTTTTTGACAAGGCAGTTCGGGTCAACTACAAGACTGTCGATAATTTGGCTAGTGTTTGGTGCGAATGGGCCGAAATCGAAGTTCGACATAAGAACTTTGAAGGGGCTTTGGAGTTGATGAGGCGTGCAACAGCGGAGCCTTCTTCAGCGGAGGTGAAACAGAGATCAGTGGCAGCCGATGGCAACGAACCAGTGCAGATTAAGTTGCATAAATCCTTGAGGCTTTGGGCATTCTATGTTGATTTAGAGGAAAGCCTTGGTACCTTAGAGTCTACTCGTGCGGTTTATGAAAGGATATTGGATCTAAGAATAGCCACGCCTCAAATTATAACTAACTATGCAATGCTTTTGGAGgaacacaaattttttgagGATGCCTTCAAGGTTTATGAAAGAGGCGTCAAGATTTTTAAATATCCTCATGTAAAGAACATATGGGTCACTTATCTTTCCAAGTTTGTTAAGAGATATGGGAAATCGAAACTGGAACGTGCGCGAGAGCTGTTTGAGCATGCTGTTGAAGCGACCCCGGCTGAATCTGTGAAACCATTGTACCTTCGATATGCTAAATTAGAGGAGGATTACGGTCTAGCGAAGCAAGCAATGAAGGTATATGACCGATCTACAAAGGCGGTTCCGCCCCATGAGAAGTTGAGCATGTATGAGATCTATATAGCTCGTGCCACTGAGATATTCGGGGTTCCAAGAACAAGGGAAATATACAGGCAAGCCATAGAATCTGGTCTACCGGACAAGGATGTCAAGACCATGTGTATGAAATATGCCGAGCTGGAGAAGAGCCTTGGAGAAATAGACCGTGCTCGTGGGGTTTTTATATATGTGTCTCGGTTTGCGGATCCGCGATCTGATCCTGATGTATGGAACAAATGGAACGAGTTCGAGGTGAACCATGGTAACGAAGACACCTTCAGAGAAATGCTAAGAATTAGAAGGAGTGTTTCTGCAAGCTATACCCAGAAACATTTCATCCTTCCCGAGCATCTGATGCAAAAGGATAAGCAGCCAAATCTCAACGAAGCAATATTGGACGCACTAAAAAAAGCCGGTGTTCCAGAAGACGAAACGGCTGCTCTAGAGAAGCAATTGTTGCCTGATGCCAGTAAAACTGCTACCAAAGATAGTAACAGGAAAGTAGTACTGGGCTTTGTGAGTGCCGGAGTGGAGTCCCAGACCGAAGGAGGATTAAAACTTGCTGCAAATCACGAGAATCTTGAGCTGCCGGAGGAGAGTGACTCGGAAGACGATGAGAGAATTGAGATTGCCCAAGAAGATGCTCCCTCGGCcgttttctgtggtttggttaGGAAGCGGGAAGAGTGTGCCAATAATGATGGCAATGGAGATGATGGTGCTGCTACTGAAGATACAGATGATGAGGCCCATCTTGGCGCGCTTGAAAGAATAAAAAGACAAAGGCGAGGAGCAATGATTTGAAAACACTTAACACGGGCGATTTATAGATGGAAACGTACTTGCTGCCAATCTGATCGCGACCGCGACCCTTTTGTTCATTTTTCAAGCACAACACTGGAGCAGAAGTATCGATGTAATTTCATAGAATCATTCGGTCTGAATGTCCACAAGCTTTTGCAATTCTTGTAGTAGCAATGTTGAGTTTTCGATTCAAACAAGTAAATTCTTTTTGTAGATAGATAACCACCTAAACGATTAGACAAAGAAATGCAAACTGAGAATGAAATAATGTGGTGCAAAATTACAAATCCCCCTTGTCGCGCGCCACCGGAATTGTCCAAGCTTTCGCTACCATAATTAGCATCCAAAACCTGCCCTCTGGAATTTCGAACAATTACCCCAAAACCTGCATTTCTATCTGATGGATGGAAAAAGGCCGCATCAAAGTTAAATTTCCAGAAACCCCAACGATGACGTTGCCATGAGTGAATATTACTATCCTTAACAGAATAGGGTTCTGGTAAACATGTACATC
This genomic window contains:
- the LOC131333012 gene encoding uncharacterized protein LOC131333012; the protein is MSIPQELYPSQDDPSHMEDFIEFLVNSGRWQEAAERLARVLNDDTFYSTKGKTKHRLWLELCDLLTQHDMVSGLNADAIIRGAIRKFADDQVGRLWTALAYYYIRRGLFEKARDVFEEGMTTIATDRDFSVIFNAYSRFEESMLLFKMEGVIVEDEQTEDDDDEDDRFDVAKIKRKLKRFWLSDDKDVELTKARFEHLLDRRPELANSLLLRQDPHNVEQWHRRVKFFEGNRAKQILTYTEAVRTVDPMKAVGKPHTLWVAFAKLYYEDHKDVVNARAVFDKAVRVNYKTVDNLASVWCEWAEIEVRHKNFEGALELMRRATAEPSSAEVKQRSVAADGNEPVQIKLHKSLRLWAFYVDLEESLGTLESTRAVYERILDLRIATPQIITNYAMLLEEHKFFEDAFKVYERGVKIFKYPHVKNIWVTYLSKFVKRYGKSKLERARELFEHAVEATPAESVKPLYLRYAKLEEDYGLAKQAMKVYDRSTKAVPPHEKLSMYEIYIARATEIFGVPRTREIYRQAIESGLPDKDVKTMCMKYAELEKSLGEIDRARGVFIYVSRFADPRSDPDVWNKWNEFEVNHGNEDTFREMLRIRRSVSASYTQKHFILPEHLMQKDKQPNLNEAILDALKKAGVPEDETAALEKQLLPDASKTATKDSNRKVVLGFVSAGVESQTEGGLKLAANHENLELPEESDSEDDERIEIAQEDAPSAVFCGLVRKREECANNDGNGDDGAATEDTDDEAHLGALERIKRQRRGAMI